The following are from one region of the Segatella oris genome:
- a CDS encoding leucine-rich repeat domain-containing protein gives MQFITFKKSMLSIALTLFCTASFAQTKVTLDKAGELSQKIKQAEKFTITSLIVSGSINSDDVRFLREMAGRDMDGNETDGKLSSLDLSDAKIVMGGGNYYKVKRGLSTKYYNIKENDIVDSHMFYNCRSLTSLKLPKTVKKIEQNAFYNCQSLKECTLPESLSEINDKAFAKTKLSEVTFPASLTSIKYEAFSECNNLKTLRFTSPSVPTFGQDVFEDCSKLEKVYVPKASLNDYKDKLNLTQKVQFIGEDPKTAGINSLATSKDAVEVERYNAKGQRINHPVKGMNIIKLSNGKVVKRIER, from the coding sequence TTTTGTACAGCTTCCTTTGCACAGACAAAGGTAACATTGGATAAAGCAGGAGAACTCTCTCAGAAAATAAAACAGGCAGAGAAGTTCACTATCACCTCATTAATTGTATCAGGATCTATCAATAGTGACGACGTACGCTTCTTAAGAGAAATGGCCGGGAGAGATATGGATGGCAATGAAACAGACGGGAAACTCTCTTCACTCGACCTATCTGATGCAAAGATTGTTATGGGTGGTGGCAATTATTATAAGGTGAAAAGAGGACTATCCACAAAATATTATAATATTAAAGAAAACGATATAGTAGACTCTCATATGTTCTATAACTGCAGATCCCTCACCTCACTGAAACTTCCCAAAACAGTTAAAAAGATAGAACAAAATGCATTCTACAACTGTCAATCATTGAAAGAATGCACACTTCCCGAGAGCCTTTCTGAAATTAATGATAAAGCCTTTGCTAAAACAAAGCTGTCAGAAGTCACATTCCCTGCTTCTCTCACAAGCATTAAATATGAGGCTTTCTCCGAATGTAATAACTTAAAAACGCTCCGTTTTACCTCTCCATCAGTACCTACTTTCGGGCAAGATGTCTTTGAAGATTGCTCAAAACTCGAGAAAGTATATGTACCCAAGGCATCATTGAATGACTATAAAGACAAGCTAAACTTGACCCAAAAAGTACAGTTTATCGGTGAAGATCCAAAGACGGCAGGCATCAATTCCCTTGCAACTTCCAAAGACGCAGTCGAAGTGGAGCGCTATAATGCCAAAGGACAGCGCATAAACCATCCTGTGAAAGGCATGAACATCATCAAACTTTCTAATGGTAAGGTGGTGAAACGCATAGAGCGATAA
- a CDS encoding helix-turn-helix domain-containing protein — protein sequence MKAYHSLVVFMFIVACAALSSMHSYRSAEREMVADMSQALMQTLAEKSEMTITPDTILTYRSHLRIMALREKSIVYYAMNGDEGMLSTRPMRWKNQHSTADFQAFAHCSVASVLAFSDQRLPLSFSAMALLWAIFSIGYFKRHRKGMIVFGHLMFSEAENRFYTLKHQSVKLTPMQHVLLLMFFRSPHHQLSKQDICDALWPKKPDANDTLYTLIKRIKPVLEAEGRLKITSERGRDYRLEVIE from the coding sequence ATGAAAGCATATCATTCTTTAGTCGTTTTTATGTTCATTGTGGCTTGTGCAGCATTGTCGAGCATGCACAGTTATCGCAGTGCCGAGCGTGAAATGGTGGCCGATATGAGTCAGGCGCTGATGCAGACTTTGGCAGAAAAGAGCGAAATGACAATCACCCCGGACACTATTCTGACCTATCGCAGCCATCTTCGGATAATGGCTTTGCGCGAAAAGTCTATTGTCTATTATGCAATGAATGGTGATGAAGGCATGTTGTCTACACGTCCGATGCGTTGGAAAAACCAACATTCAACTGCTGACTTTCAAGCTTTTGCACATTGTTCAGTGGCTTCTGTTTTGGCATTCTCCGACCAACGGCTGCCTCTTTCTTTTTCGGCCATGGCCTTGTTGTGGGCGATTTTCTCCATAGGTTACTTCAAACGTCATCGCAAGGGGATGATAGTTTTCGGTCATCTGATGTTTTCAGAAGCTGAAAACCGCTTCTATACGCTGAAGCATCAATCGGTGAAACTCACGCCGATGCAGCATGTGTTGCTCCTTATGTTCTTCCGAAGTCCACATCATCAGCTGTCGAAACAGGATATCTGTGATGCCCTTTGGCCGAAGAAACCCGATGCCAACGACACGCTTTATACGCTCATCAAGCGCATCAAACCCGTGCTTGAAGCCGAAGGACGACTGAAAATCACGTCAGAGCGCGGGCGTGATTATCGGCTCGAAGTGATAGAATAG